A region from the Vespula pensylvanica isolate Volc-1 chromosome 9, ASM1446617v1, whole genome shotgun sequence genome encodes:
- the LOC122631957 gene encoding putative phosphatidate phosphatase isoform X3 yields the protein MDRTSKLLLRKIIIDFVCLLIVSLAVLMFFLFGKPYKRGFFCNDESLMHPYHSSTVTSAMLYVTGLFLPICTMIAGEYLYGRQYSTESSKILFGYTIPPWLWMAYIKVGVFGFGAATTVLVTDVAKYTIGRLRPHFMTLCVPDINCSLPENQFRYIQNFSCTAPGISPKLLKEMRLSFPSGHSSFSAYTMIYLAIYLQLRITWRGSKLLKHMFQLVCIFMAWFTAMSRISDYKHHWSDVLAGSTIGTIVALIVIFCIADLFEERRRSCRVEKQRTGDYEATEAGTQAVTVF from the exons ATGGATCGAACGTCAAAGTTACTTTTACGGAAAATCATCATCGACTTTGTGTGCTTACTTATAG TTAGTCTAGCGGTTTTAATGTTCTTCCTCTTTGGTAAGCCATACAAGCGTGGGTTTTTCTGCAATGATGAATCATTGATGCATCCATACCATTCGTCCACGGTTACTAGTGCGATGCTCTACGTCACTGGCCTCTTCCTTCCTATATGTACG aTGATCGCAGGTGAGTATTTATATGGAAGACAATATTCTACCGAATCGTCGAAAATACTCTTTGGATACACGATTCCACCTTGGCTTTGGATGGCTTACATTAAG GTTGGAGTTTTCGGATTTGGAGCAGCAACAACAGTTTTGGTGACGGACGTTGCCAAATACACGATCGGTCGATTGAGACCACATTTTATGACACTCTGCGTACCAGACATTAATTGCAGTTTGCCTGAAAATCAGTTCAGATATATCCAGAATTTCTCTTGTACCGCACCAGGCATTTCGCCGAAATTACTTAAGGAAATGAG ATTATCTTTTCCTTCGGGGCACTCCTCGTTTTCAGCCTACACGATGATCTACCTTGCC atttacTTGCAGCTAAGAATTACATGGAGAGGTAGCAAATTATTGAAGCATATGTTTCAACTTGTATGCATCTTTATGGCATGGTTTACGGCAATGTCAAGAATTTCCGATTATAAACATCATTGGAGCGACGTTCTTGCCGGATCGACTATCGGTACCATTGTTGCTCTTATCGTG ATATTCTGCATAGCTGATCTCTTCGAGGAAAGACGAAGGAGCTGTCGGGTGGAAAAGCAACGAACGGGGGACTACGAAGCAACGGAAGCTGGTACGCAG GCCGTGACTGTCTTCTAG
- the LOC122631957 gene encoding putative phosphatidate phosphatase isoform X2, with protein sequence MDRTSKLLLRKIIIDFVCLLIVSLAVLMFFLFGKPYKRGFFCNDESLMHPYHSSTVTSAMLYVTGLFLPICTMIAGEYLYGRQYSTESSKILFGYTIPPWLWMAYIKVGVFGFGAATTVLVTDVAKYTIGRLRPHFMTLCVPDINCSLPENQFRYIQNFSCTAPGISPKLLKEMRLSFPSGHSSFSAYTMIYLAIYLQLRITWRGSKLLKHMFQLVCIFMAWFTAMSRISDYKHHWSDVLAGSTIGTIVALIVIFCIADLFEERRRSCRVEKQRTGDYEATEAGTQLSPGS encoded by the exons ATGGATCGAACGTCAAAGTTACTTTTACGGAAAATCATCATCGACTTTGTGTGCTTACTTATAG TTAGTCTAGCGGTTTTAATGTTCTTCCTCTTTGGTAAGCCATACAAGCGTGGGTTTTTCTGCAATGATGAATCATTGATGCATCCATACCATTCGTCCACGGTTACTAGTGCGATGCTCTACGTCACTGGCCTCTTCCTTCCTATATGTACG aTGATCGCAGGTGAGTATTTATATGGAAGACAATATTCTACCGAATCGTCGAAAATACTCTTTGGATACACGATTCCACCTTGGCTTTGGATGGCTTACATTAAG GTTGGAGTTTTCGGATTTGGAGCAGCAACAACAGTTTTGGTGACGGACGTTGCCAAATACACGATCGGTCGATTGAGACCACATTTTATGACACTCTGCGTACCAGACATTAATTGCAGTTTGCCTGAAAATCAGTTCAGATATATCCAGAATTTCTCTTGTACCGCACCAGGCATTTCGCCGAAATTACTTAAGGAAATGAG ATTATCTTTTCCTTCGGGGCACTCCTCGTTTTCAGCCTACACGATGATCTACCTTGCC atttacTTGCAGCTAAGAATTACATGGAGAGGTAGCAAATTATTGAAGCATATGTTTCAACTTGTATGCATCTTTATGGCATGGTTTACGGCAATGTCAAGAATTTCCGATTATAAACATCATTGGAGCGACGTTCTTGCCGGATCGACTATCGGTACCATTGTTGCTCTTATCGTG ATATTCTGCATAGCTGATCTCTTCGAGGAAAGACGAAGGAGCTGTCGGGTGGAAAAGCAACGAACGGGGGACTACGAAGCAACGGAAGCTGGTACGCAG TTATCTCCGGGAAGCTAG
- the LOC122631957 gene encoding putative phosphatidate phosphatase isoform X1 translates to MDRTSKLLLRKIIIDFVCLLIVSLAVLMFFLFGKPYKRGFFCNDESLMHPYHSSTVTSAMLYVTGLFLPICTMIAGEYLYGRQYSTESSKILFGYTIPPWLWMAYIKVGVFGFGAATTVLVTDVAKYTIGRLRPHFMTLCVPDINCSLPENQFRYIQNFSCTAPGISPKLLKEMRLSFPSGHSSFSAYTMIYLAIYLQLRITWRGSKLLKHMFQLVCIFMAWFTAMSRISDYKHHWSDVLAGSTIGTIVALIVIFCIADLFEERRRSCRVEKQRTGDYEATEAGTQVNNGNANHNR, encoded by the exons ATGGATCGAACGTCAAAGTTACTTTTACGGAAAATCATCATCGACTTTGTGTGCTTACTTATAG TTAGTCTAGCGGTTTTAATGTTCTTCCTCTTTGGTAAGCCATACAAGCGTGGGTTTTTCTGCAATGATGAATCATTGATGCATCCATACCATTCGTCCACGGTTACTAGTGCGATGCTCTACGTCACTGGCCTCTTCCTTCCTATATGTACG aTGATCGCAGGTGAGTATTTATATGGAAGACAATATTCTACCGAATCGTCGAAAATACTCTTTGGATACACGATTCCACCTTGGCTTTGGATGGCTTACATTAAG GTTGGAGTTTTCGGATTTGGAGCAGCAACAACAGTTTTGGTGACGGACGTTGCCAAATACACGATCGGTCGATTGAGACCACATTTTATGACACTCTGCGTACCAGACATTAATTGCAGTTTGCCTGAAAATCAGTTCAGATATATCCAGAATTTCTCTTGTACCGCACCAGGCATTTCGCCGAAATTACTTAAGGAAATGAG ATTATCTTTTCCTTCGGGGCACTCCTCGTTTTCAGCCTACACGATGATCTACCTTGCC atttacTTGCAGCTAAGAATTACATGGAGAGGTAGCAAATTATTGAAGCATATGTTTCAACTTGTATGCATCTTTATGGCATGGTTTACGGCAATGTCAAGAATTTCCGATTATAAACATCATTGGAGCGACGTTCTTGCCGGATCGACTATCGGTACCATTGTTGCTCTTATCGTG ATATTCTGCATAGCTGATCTCTTCGAGGAAAGACGAAGGAGCTGTCGGGTGGAAAAGCAACGAACGGGGGACTACGAAGCAACGGAAGCTGGTACGCAGGTGAATAATGGCAATGCTAATCACAATCGTTGA